In Musa acuminata AAA Group cultivar baxijiao chromosome BXJ2-10, Cavendish_Baxijiao_AAA, whole genome shotgun sequence, a genomic segment contains:
- the LOC135624444 gene encoding zinc finger protein CONSTANS-LIKE 13-like — MAEGNGVGRRSGCEYCGGAAATLFCRADAARLCVACDRHVHAANALSGKHVRSPICDDCGSQPAAARCVVDGRALCADCDWDSHGGGGHHDHPRVPIEGFSGCPTALELAVSWGFDLSSKEASPPPTSLNPTADQLLSNWSSLDPILSVDPLFQDIYVPCAPKMPGVVKRQKNHQNLKPLFHQLVELAKTEVAASAACDLIPSTPHRTGRGHEELQESQPMPYTALLMSAPTELKGSDRLVEEEVEEEDILWDCRLPHHPAQIWDFNLGRLGDQKDSFDHEIAYGTNNEAFMIKNFNDLHKENSLETTKVLEDIGDARCPSSNDDILLTNVRHRQSQTLRTVSTATKRKHGSSCSPVEGPTASGNNTLTRIRPFVDLSHEHESVGAKQISFREQGELLVGNETVKETKRFDSEMLAKNRGNAMLRYREKRKTRRYDKHIRYESRKVRADTRKRVKGRFVKSTEALDVVNNG, encoded by the exons ATGGCGGAGGGGAACGGCGTGGGGCGGCGGTCGGGGTGCGAGTACTGCGGGGGGGCGGCGGCGACCCTCTTCTGCCGCGCGGACGCAGCTCGGCTCTGCGTCGCATGCGACCGCCACGTGCACGCGGCGAACGCGCTGTCCGGGAAGCACGTGCGGTCCCCGATCTGCGACGACTGCGGGTCCCAGCCCGCCGCCGCCCGCTGCGTCGTCGACGGCCGCGCCCTCTGCGCCGACTGCGACTGGGACTCCCACGGCGGCGGCGGCCACCATGACCACCCGAGGGTTCCCATCGAGGGCTTCTCCGGTTGCCCCACTGCCCTCGAGCTCGCCGTTTCTTGGGGCTTCGATCTCTCTTCAAAGGAGGCGAGCCCTCCTCCCACTTCTCTAAACCCGACGGCGGACCAGTTGCTGTCGAATTGGTCGTCCCTGGACCCAATCTTGTCCGTCGATCCGTTGTTCCAGGACATCTACGTGCCCTGCGCCCCCAAGATGCCTGGCGTGGTCAAGCGGCAGAAGAACCACCAAAACCTGAAGCCCCTGTTCCACCAGCTGGTGGAGCTCGCCAAGACGGAGGTGGCGGCCTCGGCGGCATGCGATCTCATCCCGAGCACGCCGCATCGGACTGGCAGAGGCCACGAGGAGCTCCAGGAATCACAGCCAATGCCGTACACCGCCCTGCTCATGTCGGCACCGACCGAGCTTAAGGGAAGCGATCGGCTTgttgaggaggaggtggaggaggaggatatCCTGTGGGACTGCAGACTTCCGCATCATCCCGCGCAG ATATGGGATTTTAACCTTGGAAGATTGGGAGACCAGAAGGATTCTTTTGATCATGAAATTGCATATGGTACAAACAATGAGGCATTTATGATCAAGAACTTCAATGACCTTCACAAGGAAAATTCATTGGAGACCACAAAAGTATTGGAAGATATAGGTGATGCAAGATGTCCTTCCTCGAATGATGATATATTGTTGACAAATGTTCGCCACAGGCAGTCACAAACT CTGAGGACCGTAAGCACCGCCACCAAAAGGAAGCACGGTTCAAGCTGTTCACCAGTTGAAGGACCAACAGCCTCTGGAAACAACACATTGACCAGGATTAGACCATTTGTTGATTTATCACATGAGCATGAATCTGTTGGTGCCAAACAAATTTCATTCAGAGAACAAGGAGAACTGCTAGTCGGAAATGAAACGGTCAAAGAAACAAAGAGATTTGACAGCGAGATGCTAGCCAAAAACAGAGGCAACGCCATGTTGCGCTATAGGGAGAAAAGAAAAACACGCAG GTACGATAAGCACATTCGATATGAGTCTAGGAAGGTGAGGGCTGACACAAGGAAGCGTGTAAAAGGTCGCTTCGTCAAGTCCACCGAGGCATTAGATGTTGTAAACAATGGCTGA